GTAAGTTGAGTTTTGAGCATTCTCCATTGGGTGGTTTGCGTTGTAAATTAACTTTCCCAAAATAAACAAAGTGTTAAAAGAGGAAAATACAACATGAAGCATATTATGCTTGTCGAAGATGAAGTGGAACTTGCGCAATTGGTGCGAGATTATCTAGAAGCAGCAGGCTTAGAAGTCAGTATGTTTCATGATGGACAAGAAGCTTACGATAGCTTCTTGCAACGTAAACCGAGTTTAATGATTTTAGACTTGATGGTGCCGCGTATGGATGGCTTAACCATTTGCCGTAAAGTGCGTGAACAGTCTGATTTACCTATTATTATGGTCACTGCACGTACAGAAGAAATTGACCGTGTTTTGGGCTTAAATATGGGCGCGGATGATTATGTCTGTAAACCGTTTAGCCCTAAAGAATTGGTGGCACGTGTCCAAGCTGTGTTACGCCGTTTAGAACGTAAAGCAGAGCCTGAGGAAAATAATTTATTCCGCATGGATAAAGCACAACAACGCATTTGGTATCAACAAAAATCGTTGAATTTAACACCAACTGAGTTCCGCTTATTGGAGTTATTCTTAGAGCATGTGGGACAAGTGTATTCACGTGCACAGCTTTTAGACCATATTAATCCAGACAGTTTTGATGTTGCTGATCGTGTTATTGATAGCCATATCAAGAACTTACGTCGTAAAATTTCAGAGGCAGCGGAAACAGGTAATCGTCATGAATGGGTACAAGCGGTTTATGGTGTAGGCTACCGTTTTGAATATCCAGAAGATTAAAAAAGTTACAATCTGAAACATTATCTGTGGATAAACACAGGTTTATCCACAGATATTGGGTATAAGTGTTGATAACAGCAATTAAAAAACAGACAATCAATTTCATATTTATATGATGAAAACGACGTTGAATCATGTATTTTATAAAAATGATACTTCACTCTTTGAACTCGTTTTGATCTTGATCTTTTGTGAACGTAACACAATCGAATAACATCTATAGAAAAATGACATGTCTAACACCTCTGATTATTACCATCTTCGTCGATTTTTTGCAGTGCTGTTTTTTCTTTCTGCTTTTGGCTGTCTAATCGCATTTTTGAGTACAGGTTTGCAGCATTATATTTTGCTTGTTGTTATGGTTATTTTGTTTATTTTGACTTATTTTAT
The DNA window shown above is from Acinetobacter piscicola and carries:
- a CDS encoding response regulator, whose protein sequence is MKHIMLVEDEVELAQLVRDYLEAAGLEVSMFHDGQEAYDSFLQRKPSLMILDLMVPRMDGLTICRKVREQSDLPIIMVTARTEEIDRVLGLNMGADDYVCKPFSPKELVARVQAVLRRLERKAEPEENNLFRMDKAQQRIWYQQKSLNLTPTEFRLLELFLEHVGQVYSRAQLLDHINPDSFDVADRVIDSHIKNLRRKISEAAETGNRHEWVQAVYGVGYRFEYPED